In Plasmodium gaboni strain SY75 chromosome 14, whole genome shotgun sequence, one genomic interval encodes:
- a CDS encoding putative acetyl-CoA acetyltransferase gives MLINNLRKVFIVGYARTPIGALGGSISHIPVHKLACATILKALERSQIEKEHVDCLIFGQSFSSGCGPVPLQKIAISTGMHINTKTHLVNNLCCSGLDSITIGYDLIRGGKDTCIVGSMESMSQSPYFLKNLRTEKYSLGNNILRDSIIYDGYDFMVNNKELKTNNTLEMFCKKFNIPRVDLDEYVINSFKRTANAYSENLIQQEIFPLVVQKKKNKIQVEKSVIDSDEIYKNYNIDKICNLNSESIITNYNIAPFADGACALVLMSENKLKELEINPIAEIITYDNTSVYPDEFPFSIPYSIEKCLKKINKSSVDYYEINELSALNVIFAMNKLNIDLSNVNINGGALSLGHPTAVSGSRIVMSLITVLKNYDMKLGCASINNYLGSSTSIIVENTY, from the exons atGTTAATAAATAACCTGAGAAAGGTTTTTATTGTTGGTTACGCTAGAACTCCCATTGGCGCATTAGGAGGAAGTATTTCGCATATACCAGTTCATAAATTAG CTTGTGCTACTATTTTAAAAGCTCTTGAGAGAAGTCAAATAGAGAAAGAACACGTTGATTGCTTAATTTTTGGTCAATCATTTTCTAGTGGTTGTGGTCCAGTACCTCTTCAGAAAATTGCCATATCAACCG gtatgcatataaatacaaaaacTCACCTTGTAAATAATCTGTGCTGTAGTGGTTTAGATTCTATTACCATTGGATATGATCTAATTAGGGGAGGCAAAGATACTTGTATTGTAGGTTCAATGGAATCAATGTCTCAAAgtccatattttttaaaaaaccTGAGAACTGAGAAATATAGTTTAGGTAACAATATATTAAGAGatagtattatatatgatggTTATGATTTTATGGTGAATAATAAAGAGTTGAAAACAAATAATACCCTGGAAATGTTTtgtaaaaaatttaatatacCAAGAGTTGATTTAGATGAATATGTTataaattcttttaaaaGAACTGCTAATGCATATAGTGAAAATTTAATTCAACAAGAGATATTTCCATTAGTagtacaaaaaaaaaaaaataaaatacaagTCGAAAAATCTGTAATAGATTCTgatgaaatatataaaaattataatatagataaaatTTGTAATTTAAATAGTGAATCCATAATAACCAATTATAATATAGCACCATTTGCTGATGGAGCATGTGCTCTTGTATTAATGAgtgaaaataaattaaaagaattagAAATAAACCCAATAGCAGAAATTATTACATATGATAATACTTCGGTATATCCGGATGAATTTCCTTTTAGTATTCCTTATAGTATAGAAAAATgtttaaagaaaataaataaatcatcTGTTGATTATTATGAAATTAATGAATTATCAGCTCTTAATGTTATTTTTGCTATGaacaaattaaatataGATCTATCTAATGTAAACATAAATGGTGGAGCCCTATCCTTAGGTCATCCTACTGCTGTATCTGGTTCAAGAATTGTCATGTCATTAATAACAGTTTTAAAGAATTATGATATGAAATTAGGTTGTGCttctataaataattaCCTAGGCTCATCAACATCTATTATAGTGGAAAATACatattga
- a CDS encoding hypothetical protein (conserved Plasmodium protein, unknown function) — translation MYNGIGLKTPRGSGTNGYIQTNMAHIRNARNTIREYEQFRNEVSMNNIVDKKYTCDFSIVEHAEKRRIELEVLLYEEKIRQEGSKNIEELIKNYRQKLYDEYYEKKKIQEKYNIHNNRDADPNENTHMLNDRKRKQVENFERALKIKKNKENVHEQNIISSNIKRENNEKKKKKEIKREKDEKKKKKKIKREKHEKNRRKKKKERKKQISDTESQEMLSSSDEKSSISMSSNDSSYTSDYSSDNSYVSNNSTDSRSNSKSSSDNKSNSKRSSDSRSNSKRSSDSRSNSKSSSFSKSKSGSDNSSYHSDGSSYSRSSGKSNISIDSNESSKSGSHYSSHKKYKNKEKISKNKNHTKYKNISKKKNTSKYSDDSNYSSDDSRYAHKPSDRLKRNISKHSSSKNKSNKVNDKLKRISYSSDSGTHSSCNKSRNSNYEREKKKKIRVNKKDQNHSYDSDESSNSSFIKQEKKDKGNYRRDSCVEQKGKNKHDLKSKKRESTVNDETLKILSNIKKYYNEKKKESSDKENSEPYESEYSSSSDEIKKKKKQKELEYKEKEKKKKKTSDNVDLDELENIKDEYLKKLEQTRKKDDSTKKYKEDEKYRVKKEEKHSKKTK, via the coding sequence atgTATAACGGCATAGGTTTAAAAACTCCTAGAGGTTCTGGGACCAATGGATATATACAAACGAATATGGCTCATATTCGTAATGCCAGAAATACAATAAGGGAATACGAACAATTTAGAAATGAAGTAAGtatgaataatattgtagataaaaaatatacttGTGACTTTTCAATTGTTGAGCATGCTGAGAAAAGGAGAATCGAACTGGAagttttattatatgaagaaaaaatcAGACAAGAAGGaagtaaaaatattgaagaATTAATTAAGAACTATAGACAAAAGTTATATGATGAATAttatgaaaagaaaaagatacaagaaaaatataatatacataataatagaGATGCAGATCCTAATGAAAATACACATATGCTTAATGATAGGAAGAGAAAACAAGTAGAAAATTTTGAACGAGCACtgaaaataaagaaaaataagGAAAATGTTCATGAgcaaaatataatatcttctaatattaaaagagaaaataatgagaagaagaaaaaaaaagaaattaagAGAGAAAAAGACgaaaagaagaaaaaaaagaaaattaagAGAGAAAAACATGAAAAAAAcagaagaaaaaaaaagaaagaaagaaaaaaacaaattagTGATACAGAAAGTCAAGAAATGTTATCTTCTTCAGATGAAAAATCATCCATTTCTATGAGTTCAAATGATAGTAGCTACACATCAGATTATAGTAGTGATAATTCATATGTATCAAATAACTCCACTGATAGTAGATCCAATTCAAAAAGTTCAAGTGATAATAAATCCAATTCAAAACGTTCAAGTGATAGTAGGTCTAATTCAAAACGTTCAAGTGATAGTAGGTCTAATTCAAAAAGCTCAAGTTTTAGTAAATCTAAGTCTGGTAGTGATAATTCTTCATACCATTCTGATGGATCAAGCTATTCGAGATCATCAGGTAAATCTAATATATCCATTGATTCAAACGAAAGTAGTAAAAGTGGCTCTCACTATAGTAGTcataagaaatataaaaataaggaaaaaatatcaaagaacaaaaatcatacaaaatataaaaatatttcaaaaaaaaaaaatacatcAAAATATTCAGATGATTCAAATTATTCTAGTGACGATTCAAGGTATGCTCACAAACCTTCAGATCGattaaaaagaaacatATCAAAACATTCATCTTCTAAAAATAAGAGTAATAAAGTGAATGATAAATTGAAAAGAATAAGTTATAGTTCAGATTCAGGAACACATTCATCCTGTAATAAGAGTAGAAACTCAAACTATGaaagggaaaaaaaaaaaaagataagagttaataaaaaggatCAGAATCATTCATATGATTCGGATGAAAGTTCAAATTCTAGTTTTATaaaacaagaaaaaaaagataaagGAAATTATAGAAGAGATAGTTGTGTAGAACAAAAAGGAAAGAATAAACATGATTTGAAATCtaaaaaaagagaaagCACAGTTAATGATGAAActttgaaaatattaagtaatattaaaaaatattataatgaaaaaaaaaaagaatcatcagataaagaaaattcTGAACCTTATGAATCTGAATATTCTAGTTCTTCCgatgaaataaaaaaaaaaaaaaaacagaaagaattagaatataaagaaaaggagaaaaagaagaaaaaaactTCTGATAACGTTGACTTGGATGAACTGGagaatataaaagatgaaTATCTAAAAAAACTAGAACAAACAAGAAAAAAGGATGATTCAACaaagaaatataaagaggatgaaaaatatagagtaaaaaaggaagaaaagcattctaaaaaaacaaaatag
- a CDS encoding hypothetical protein (conserved Plasmodium protein, unknown function), translating into MWKGIVLRYKNVSGHVTFKMNDIEFKKLQMKWNDININFNMCDVVPSNKSNKEKLEIKSLNLIKHMNKNKYDFVVFGIGYVDYDKILKTFNRANLIQRRMIDSIHVNLKKVNGQYISIIQQCLLLNIPHFCLGRDRLTELTSIGTALFSSPKEILSILYYFLINSEDEMTKRELKQEDTIKNKTKNNNNNNNDNMEYNLEYNSPNFYKALITENALYLLYNLHASLLKILKSKYYNPPYVNNSEQYDKYMNYGKEKKNNKYYKQKFLSFFNETTYDKINMLRNQIKKSEIYNDFYIPAEKKNVNILIICDSVCIDYFYHLVQTNLPYWHNVNPFYNELFSLEKKNTYKFTLSIFLFIIAPIAWTLTFLLKWFYNLWIEYFTKGKMITVGGDAFFNNSKLIDLNDTNQNIQDNYKQFLNTLNNDKAQFETISLLGGLLQWYKNKSRN; encoded by the coding sequence atgtGGAAGGGTATTGTGTTAAGGTATAAAAATGTGAGTGGTCATGTTACATTCAAAATGAATGATATAGAGTTTAAAAAGTTACAAATGAAATGGAATgatataaacataaattttaatatgtgTGATGTAGTTCCAAGTAATAAGAGTAATAAAGAAAAGttagaaataaaaagtcttaatttaataaaacatatgaataaaaataaatacgATTTTGTAGTATTTGGTATTGGATATGTTGattatgataaaattttaaaaacCTTTAATAGAGCCAATTTAATTCAAAGAAGAATGATTGATTCTATTCATGtgaatttaaaaaaggTGAATGGtcaatatatatcaataatacaacaatgtttattattaaatatacCACACTTTTGTTTAGGTAGGGATAGATTAACAGAATTGACGAGTATAGGAACAGCATTATTTAGTAGTCCTAAAGAAATACTATCCATTTTGTATTACTTTCTTATTAACAGTGAAGACGAAATGACAAAAAGGGAATTAAAACAAGAAGAcacaataaaaaataaaacaaaaaataataataataataataatgataatatggaatataatttagaatataattcaccaaatttttataaagCCTTAATTACAGAAAATGCTctttatttgttatataacCTTCATGCTAgtttattaaaaatattaaaatcaaaatattataatcCACCATATGTTAATAATAGTGAACAgtatgataaatatatgaattatggaaaggaaaaaaaaaataataaatattataaacaaaagttcttatcattttttaatgaaaCTACATATgacaaaataaatatgttaagaaatcaaataaagaaatcagaaatttataatgatttttatatacctgcagaaaaaaaaaatgtaaatattttaattatatgtgATAGTGTATGTATagattatttttatcatttgGTTCAAACTAATTTACCATATTGGCATAATGTCAATCCTTTTtataatgaattattttcattagaaaaaaaaaatacatataaatttactctttctatatttctatttatAATTGCTCCAATAGCTTGGACattaacatttttattaaaatggTTCTACAATTTATGGATAGAATATTTTACTAAGGGTAAAATGATAACTGTAGGAGGAGATGccttttttaataattccAAATTGATTGATCTTAATGATACAAATCAAAATATACAAGATAATTATAAACAATTCTTAAAtacattaaataatgataagGCTCAATTCGAAACCATTAGTTTACTTGGAGGATTATTACAGTggtataaaaataaaagtagAAACTga
- a CDS encoding hypothetical protein (conserved Plasmodium protein, unknown function), with the protein MFSLIKSVFSNIQNEDDLKILIIGEGGSGKSSLFNLISSYNNKSKYEILNTSLSKNISTSNCALGFNTTKIRLHKNCLKIYDLQGTEDNTIEIYDCYYHDSDVIFYVIDSKYESHIFKTIIYLSCLSMNNEVKKKKDNEQFIKPIIILANKSDDGTSFFSAPCISNYIKSIDIYKNDTFWQYALSNDNIFLNYYLNALYDELCNYFLIHNISLEDFLKEQSIHTYNDNNKNSDDHLNIQDKKKMDNLINDIKQKNKISLTINDIENNKILMNLLKQIINQNIINYKNMPIEVYNISVHNNKGIYEILLSLFEKKYQSKYDKKYTNETIKQENSNTEVVGTRSKKKETKVEDNINTQQQTITYSNSSKNKLYNGSNNNLNNQSFLYTHPNDTIIIESENNDTNGSSQNNNFLMYEYDNKGINLFIDHMQYLYFNKEHDMETFPEDLYLWKQDNLKYKKELNCSKKKKKKILNGIQEKINVKEIGQHEQYDDPKLLKEGTKELEEKCIIEKESDNISNETYKKNINLDNKAVETKREDDENILFMHNPNRIENKNISLTNNSINNPIEVKQNTMIIQSFSDDKATSVIQNDTPIKERNCDDYDVEKKIDHMKTIDENLKDKERKVTNSFLVEGSTYEVGEEDETKEEDEEIYKGIQKEIYFEKIEKEKNNLNDNMKKGRIEEQTDEQYDNTYIENKKINDASDNNQMKKKSYIEKCVDKTNCSNNYNSINKKYNDHDKTNYIYKNKINKKRYTIIEKIKKKKKKFLFKKKELMNNTDENSSNSVEDVNTMNIMRIDSLNEI; encoded by the coding sequence atgttttcTTTAATTAAGTCAGTTTTTTCTAACATACAGAATGAGGatgatttaaaaatattaattatagGTGAAGGAGGCTCAGGTAAAAgttcattatttaatttaattagtagctataataataaaagtaaatatgaaatattaaatacatccttatcaaaaaatattagtACATCAAACTGTGCCTTAGGTTTTAATACAACAAAAATAAGGTTACATAAAAATTGTCTCAAAATATATGACTTACAAGGAACAGAAGATAATACTATAGAGATTTATGATTGTTATTATCACGATAGTGatgtaatattttatgttattGATTCAAAATATGAGAgtcatatttttaaaaccattatttatttatcatGTTTATCTATGAATAATGAagtaaagaaaaaaaaggataatGAACAATTCATTAAACCTATTATTATACTAGCTAATAAATCTGATGATGGAACATCTTTCTTTTCAGCTCCTTGTATatcaaattatataaaatctatagatatttataaaaatgatacCTTTTGGCAGTATGCTTTATCAAATGataatatctttttaaATTACTATCTAAATGCTTTATATGATGAATTATGCAACTATTTTTTGATACATAATATTTCCTTGGAAGACTTTTTAAAAGAACAATccatacatacatataatgataataataaaaatagtgatgatcatttaaatattcaagataaaaaaaaaatggataatcttattaatgatattaagcaaaagaacaaaatttctttaacaataaatgatatagaaaataataaaatactAATGAATCTATtgaaacaaataataaatcagaatattattaattataaaaatatgcCAATAGAAGTCTACAATATTAGTgtacataataataaaggaATTTACGAAATACTTCTATCTctttttgaaaaaaaatatcaaagtaaatatgataaaaaatatacaaatgaAACCATAAAACAAGAAAATTCTAATACTGAAGTAGTAGGAACAAgatcaaaaaaaaaagaaacaaaagttgaagataatattaatacaCAACAACAAACAATTACATATTCGAATTCATCCAAAAATAAATTGTATAATGgatcaaataataatttaaacAATCAAAGTTTTTTATATACCCACCCAAATGATACAATTATAATAGAAAGTGAAAATAATGACACCAATGGTTCCtcacaaaataataattttcttatgtatgaatatgataataaaggaattaatttatttatcGACCATATGCAATATTTATACTTTAATAAGGAACATGATATGGAAACCTTTCCAGaagatttatatttatggAAGCaagataatttaaaatataaaaaagaacTTAACTGTtcaaagaaaaaaaaaaaaaaaatattaaatggaatacaagaaaaaataaatgtaaaagAAATAGGACAGCATGAACAATATGATGACCCCAAACTTTTAAAGGAGGGCACAAAGGAATTAGAAgaaaaatgtataatagaaaaagaaagtgataatatatctaacgaaacatataaaaaaaatataaatttagACAATAAAGCAGTAGAAACCAAAAGAgaagatgatgaaaatattttatttatgcATAATCCAAATCgaatagaaaataaaaacataagCTTAACAAATAATTCTATAAATAATCCAATAGAAGTAAAACAAAATACCATGATAATACAATCCTTTTCTGATGACAAAGCAACTAGTGTGATACAAAATGATACACCAATTAAAGAAAGAAATTGTGATGATTATGATGTagagaaaaaaatagatCATATGAAAACTATAGATGAGAATTTAAAGGATAAAGAAAGAAAAGTTACAAATTCATTTCTTGTGGAAGGAAGTACTTATGAAGTAGGAGAAGAAGATGAAACTAAAGAAGAAGACGAAGAAATATACAAAGGTAtacaaaaagaaatttaTTTCGAAAAGAtagaaaaggaaaaaaataatttaaatgataacATGAAAAAAGGACGAATAGAAGAACAAACTGATGAACAATATGACAACActtatatagaaaataaaaaaataaatgatgCTTCAGATAATAatcaaatgaaaaaaaaaagttatattgaaaaatgtgttgataaaacaaattgttcaaataattataactctattaataaaaaatataatgatcatgataaaacaaattatatttataaaaataaaataaataaaaaaaggtatactattatagaaaaaattaaaaaaaaaaaaaaaaaatttttgtttaaaaaaaaggaacTTATGAACAACACAGATGAAAATTCTAGTAATTCTGTGGAAGATGTTAATACAATGAATATAATGCGAATAGATTCGTTGAATgaaatatga
- a CDS encoding hypothetical protein (conserved Plasmodium protein, unknown function), with translation MGYFLQFPKEGFYFFSYFKKSCNNNKYILLCKKRSISCLCRRKYYHSNIDCVIDNPKKRPTLILNEKSVKSVINGFPWLYSKDIKNAEELYIYSPCLVNIKDEYNENIGVGIYNKNSIISSRLLSRNINEHINEEFFNIRIRKAYEKRLELFHNENFFRVVNAESDFLPGIIIDKYNKLVCVQINASGMDILLPIIMKSIENILNPNIIIIKNDNKIRKLEKLPIKKEIYKGIYKSPIEVQENGITFFVDILNGQKTGWYYDQRYNRTMLIPYCKDKNVLDLFSYVGSFGITLAYYGAKEVTCVDSSYSAIKNGIHAAQYNNILDKINFVHGCVRNFLHVCLNIQILLQDNKRTNMINVYDHMLSICENSLDLKEEKNNLLLQNNQNKLYNENMLINSNVPMQLQQNDTHISFDNNTKKKNTNNNLLPNINQNNNNFDYVNNEKLLTDMKNLSIYEKKKTDTYIEDIEFLLSNNYKFFQKTYDVILIDPPPLARNNYCLPSALKIYEKLLYVSFRIIQKPGYVFVSSCNKLIGYDNLLLCIKRALKWSKCEGTIIGEGTISSDHPIHISLPETKYLTSILLMIT, from the coding sequence atggGCTACTTTCTTCAATTTCCTAAAGAAggtttttattttttttcttattttaaaaaaagttgtaataataataaatatattttattatgtaaGAAGAGAAGCATATCATGTTTGTGTCgtagaaaatattatcatagTAATATTGATTGTGTTATAGATAATCCGAAAAAAAGGCCAACATTAATTCTTAATGAAAAAAGCGTAAAGAGCGTAATAAATGGTTTTCCTTGGTTATATTCTAaggatataaaaaatgcagaagaattatatatatatagtcCTTGTTTAgttaatataaaagatgaatataatgaaaatatagGTGTCggtatatataataagaattCTATAATTTCTTCAAGATTATTAAgtagaaatataaatgaacatataaatgaagaattttttaatatacGTATAAGAAAAGCATATGAAAAAAGATTAGAATTATTTCATAATGAAAACTTCTTTAGGGTGGTGAATGCTGAAAGTGATTTTCTTCCAGgaattattattgataaatataataaattagTATGTGTACAAATAAATGCTAGTGGGATGGATATATTACTACctattataatgaaaagtattgaaaatattttaaatccaaatattattataataaaaaatgataataaaataaggAAATTAGAAAAGCTAcctataaaaaaagaaatttatAAAGGCATATATAAGTCTCCAATAGAAGTTCAAGAAAATGGTATAACTTTTTTTGTTGATATATTGAATGGACAAAAAACAGGATGGTATTATGATCAAAGATATAATCGAACTATGCTCATTCCTTATTGtaaagataaaaatgttctagatttattttcatatgtTGGATCCTTTGGTATTACATTAGCATATTATGGTGCTAAGGAGGTAACCTGTGTAGATTCTTCTTATTCGGCTATAAAAAACGGGATACATGCAGCAcaatataacaatatacTAGACAAAATTAATTTTGTTCATGGATGTGTTAGGAATTTTTTACATGTATgtttaaatatacaaatattattacaagATAACAAAAGAACAAATATGATAAATGTTTATGACCATATGTTGTCTATATGTGAAAATTCTTTGGATTTAAAagaggaaaaaaataatctactattacaaaataaccaaaacaaattatataatgaaaatatgtTGATAAATTCGAATGTTCCTATGCAATTACAACAAAATGACACACATATTTCATTTGAcaataatacaaaaaaaaaaaatacaaataacAATTTGTTACCAAATATAAACCAAAATAACAACAATTTTGATTATGTTAACAATGAAAAACTTTTAACAGATATGAAAAATTTATCAATATATGAAAAGAAGAAAACAGATACTTATATAGAAGATATagaatttttattaagtaataattataaattttttcaaaaaacATATGATGTTATTTTAATAGATCCGCCTCCATTAGCTCGTAATAATTATTGTCTACCATCCGcattaaaaatttatgaAAAACTTTTATATGTATCTTTTAGAATAATACAAAAACCTGGTTATGTATTTGTATCAAGTtgtaataaattaattggatatgataatttattacTTTGTATTAAAAGAGCATTAAAATGGTCGAAATGTGAAGGAACAATAATAGGAGAAGGCACAATCAGTTCTGATCATCCTATTCATATATCATTACCCGAGACAAAATATTTAACTTCTATTCTTTTAATGATAACatag